ACCTCGTCTTTGTAACGGTTACTATCATTGTCACCTGATTTGCCACTTCTCATCCATGAGATCCATGATGGTGATGAGTtctctgaagaagaagacttagcATCATGAAATACCGGACTAGAAGGAGGCGTTGAGAACTCCTCCTCAGCCGCCTGAAGCTCTTCAAATTTTGTGAAAGTAACAACAACTCGAACCGTTGGAATAATGGGAATGGCAAGCTGCAGATCAATTACCAATCAGAGTAAAGTCTTAGAGAGTGATTTATTCATATCAGTAACACATAAGTTACGAGCAGAAGAAGATTATACCTTTACAGGGAATGTGCCTAGTGGAAGTTTAGTTGTGAGAAGCTCTCTGAGTCTCCTAACGGCTTTAACCTTGTTAGCTAATATGTCGAGGAGCGGTAAAAGCTCATCTGTCGTAAGAGGAAAGTCCGGTGTTAACCACAAGACCGGTCTTAGTCCTTTTTTGTATTCACTCTCACGCTTAACCTCATCTCCCGCaacacctttcttcttcttcttcttctccttctccttctcctttccTTTCTTCGTGTCTCCAAGATCCTCATTCGTATGATCAGATACCATTGAAGATCTCTGGCTTTTCCCTTTTTGATTCCCGTCTTCTGAGGCAGACTTTGAGCCTTTCTTGAGCTTAGCATCTTCAGCGTTTAAGCCTTTCTTATTCCAACCAAACCACCCCTTCTTATCCTTGATGGCTCCGTTTTCCTGGTGATCAGTAACTTCAGACTCTTCATCTTCAATGGCATCAGAATTTCCAGTCCGAAGCGCGGAATTCAATTGGAGTCTTTCCTCAGGCGTTAATACATCTTCAAAGCCATCGGTCTCTGCACCGTTTGTTGCAGCAGTTCGCTCTTCATCAACCGCAAAGAGCTCTTCATCAGTCATTGCACCAGGAACCCGTCTTGATTTCACACTCACCATCACATGAAGCATATCGTAAACTTTAGCTTTCCAACTCCCGACCATCTCGGTTCTCTCTTGCCGTCTCCAATTCAAATGAGAAACCAGCTCAGCTTGAGTTACATCAATTCCAGGTCTATACATATTAGTCTGAGACATCAAAGCCACTTCATGAGCAACCTCAGCATCTGTCGGTTGCGCTCCAGCTCCTTCCAAAGCATTTGtcatttctttttccttatgaGAAAGAACAATCAACGAGCCAGGAGATAGGGACATTTTACCGTCTTCAGACGAGTAACCATCCCCTAGAAAGAGAAATGTTTGATCTGACCGCTGGATTTTAAACCCATCAAAACCGGCAAGAGTCATATCAGCACGGAGGTTCGAACCACGTTTCCATATCCTGTAAGTATCCGAAGGAGCAATGCGGCCAATAAACGGAATCACAGAGCTCTCAAAATGAAAAGTGATCTCCATGTAAAAATCACGGATACGAGATGCAGATGCAATGATCCGAGGAAGTCTCCTACACCATTTAGCCCAAGCAAGAGGCTGGTAATGCCGAGCAATGATCATGGCGATGGCCTCTTCTCTAGTGCAAACCGCTTCTTGTAATGCACTCCAACCATTCTCGTTCTGTAGACTCCAATCCGCACCAGCAGACATCAAAATCTCAGCAGAGACAGGATCTCTAAGACGAACAGCGAGATGCAATGGAGTTTCACGACCAGGAACATCACGCCTATCAATAACAGCTGAAACAGAATCAGCACGAGACTCAGACTCCATAGACTCAGCCTCTGTAGAAACTTCACCAGCCTTAGCTAACCGAGGAAGATCCGATACAATTCGCCTAAGAGCAGCATGATCACGAAGCACAACGGCTAAATGAGCAGGACTATGAGTATACTTGGAGTAATCTTCCATTATTTTTTCCACAAACACTCACTAAGctccaaaaacaaacaaaaagcttcCTACTTTACTTCTCAAACCCTAATAGAAAAGGAATCAGATTCTTCCAAGAatcacaaacacacaacaaaaccctagaaactcACCATATGAGCTCaaatttgaatcaaaatttcaagaaaacttCCTCCTTTCCaatacaaacacacacacaaaaaaagcaaCAACCTTTACAAGCTGTTCATCAGAAAAAAAAGCTGGAGCCTTTACGAAACAAAGCACACGCCAATCCCCCTCTTTAAATTTCTCTATCAATGTTTCGATTTCCCAACACAAACATACCAGTGGAAAGATCCGATAAGCCGCTGGATTTATATCTCACCAACCCCGACCCGGAAACCTCAAAAGATACAGGGAACGAAGGAAGGAGCAATGAGGGAAGGTGAAGAATGAATATTTTTTCTGGCGATTGAGAAGATCTAACGGCTAGGTTTCCTTTTTTCTACTTACGCCATTATTAATGCCACCACCACAACTCAGAGATACTcagatctatctctctctctctctctctctctctctctctctctctctctNTCTCTCTGGTCTCTCTTGCTCGACCAATTTGGTGGTACTGCAGAGGAGAATTTAGGAATTAACCCTTCACTTTTACATTTAATTACGATTTTACCAATTTTTTGccttttcttttgggtttcGCTTTACGTCTGAATTTCCAGCTTGGACTTTTTCCCACTTTGGATTCTTTTTAATGACGTAAATGCCCCTTCACTCAATTGAAAACGACACAGTATTAATATGTTTTGCAATTTACTGAACCAAAGCCAAAAAGATTTGTATTCTCTCTCCCATTAAAGGATGTGTTATCATTGCATATAACTTATCATACACGTGTGAGTAGCACTAAAACTAAACCTGTCGAAAATACAACCAAGAGTAGTGTTGTGTGACATAAAAAGATtcatactatataatataaatcaaatcaaCCATAGGATGCTTTTTGTTTACCAATATAAATTGgtttttcaattattattattacataagACTCAAAATTACGGTGCTCAAGACATCTGAGTGTAAATGTATATAGGATGTTGtgaatcaaaatcttttttttttactaattagtatttttttttttaaacttgttAGTACTTTTTTGGACCATCCTATTCCTATTATTATTCATTTCATAGTGAAtgaatcaaattatttttcattgaatcaaattatttttcattttttttcttcttctgcagaaTTTTTGTGCCAGCAAATTTGTCCCCACAGACCACAATGCAATGTTTCCCTCAAAGGCATCTTGTTggatattttatatactttgttttgttctttctcttttacttcAAAAAATGTTTAGATTTATATTAACTAGATCCAAAAGTGTCGTCTTATTATACAAAAGCATATAAACATCACAGCCAAAAAGTTTCTTCTGATCTAGCACatcgatttttaaaaaatgagagGGATACAAATGTGTTACGTTTGGTAAGACGTCGTATCTTATGTAGTACGTACGATCTTGGTAGTGAAATAGACCAgtcatagttaaaaaaaaattcatgctAAAGATCTTGAATACGTATTGACATTTGTGATCTCTTATATCCTCGTGAACAAGACTAATTTGTCTGATAACCAttttatcaagaaaaagaaaagatctttCTTAGATCTATATTATTGTCGTGTAACATGTCACATTCTTTGCATTAGATTTATAAAACGACGTTTACTGACCTGTGTGATATGAAAGTTACATATTTGGTATCCAAGTTAAAAATTTCTGGTAAGTAATGTATTCATTTATAATGTTACAATATAATGACCAATAATATCGTACCATACGATAaaaacaattgattttttttttggttttggcaaAGTAAACAACAGTCTTTGCACCTCCagttgaaacaaaaagaaaaacaaacatcgTGCCGTTTCCATTTGTAACAAAACAACTACGTGTTGTTCTTTAGCAAACGGAATTGGTCTTCCAAAAAATGCAGCAAGGAATTGTCCGACTAAAACATCGTGCCGTTCTATTGGCTACCAATTGCAAATAAACGGCGGGTAAGGCACTTGATGAGCGGAAGATTAGAAACCCATTGAACAGAGCTCCAAAGATCAAGAAAGTAAAcctttttgtgttctttgtgaAACAGGAAAGCTACGACCTCAGCGCAAATAGTTCACACGTGATTATGTTGTCGAGTGTAGCAGAAGTGTTTCCAGCACCTAGGACAGGGACGACGTTGAAGATAGGTTCTTTCGAGCCGTCAACTTTAACTCCATCACTCATCTCGTTAAGCTCTCTGAATGCAGACGCAAAAGTGTCTGATAATCTCTCTACGGACACACCAAGACTAGTAGATAAGTGTATTCTTAAGCTCTGCATCAACCAAAAACAAGATATAAAGGAAAGCTTTCGATGAGAGGATAACATTGTGTTAAAGAAGAGTCTTTTTTCTCACCGTTGTATCTTGCCAAGAAAATGAATTTTCAGACAAGGTTTTGTTGAGAAGATATACACAGAATCTTGATACTTTCTCCAGttgctgttcttcttcttctccggaaGCTTCCTGAAGTTTCCTCATTACTTCGGCTGAGATGGAGAGAACGGTCACACACATTTTCCCATCAACAACTCGTTTCTGCACACAACCTTGGTGCCAATTCTCTGGCTTATATCCCCCAAAATTGTAATCACCCGAGTGATCTTGCCTGGTTTCATCTTCGGTTTCTGTATCGTCTTCCACGTATAAAACAGGTTTTACTTCAACAAGAGCCCTGAAAGAACACAAGTTACTGTTAAAACCTGAAACTGTTGGGAAGATCAAGGACAAggatataaagaaagaaactatGCAGTATTTTAACCTTTTCGGAAGATCGGGGACAAGGATATAAATGAACATAGGATCTATGACATTCGATACCCTCCGAGAAGACTTTGCCAAATCCAAGAAAGTAACAAACTTTTCGTGAAGTTGGTTCCTCTCTGATTGTTTTGTGCGTGCTGAACAGAAAACCACAAAGAGTATAGCTGATGAAGAGATTGAGCGGTTAAAAGACTCCGCTATTGCCTCGCTGTTCGTCAATGCTTGATTTAGCTCAGCAATTGCACCTTCGTTTCGAAGATTCATCGTGGGAGGGTCAAGTCCTAATTGTCCAGCCATGTGAAGAACACTCTTGTGCAAAGTGGCCTGAAGTAGATGATATTGAAGTAACTGAATGTGCTAATCAATTTAAAGCTTATTTAGAACTCAACGAGGGGATTTTTATTCACCTGACTGTAAGGTCCAATGCAGCTAGGCGCCCAGCAAGATATACTTTGGACATGGAGAACTCTTTTGCTTTCGTCATTCGCAACTAAAACCTCGACGTAAGCTTTTCCAAGACCCGCTTGTGCCAAAGGAAGTTCTATTGTACTACGTGAAGGAACACCAAAAGGGCACTTCTCTTGTGTGATAAATTTCACATATGTCTCATTCGCCACAGCAAATTCACCCATGTCAGAGATATAAAGATGAATGTACAATACATTCTGCCAGTTAAACCCGTGTTTTAAAAGCTGTGATTCAAGTTCTGAAAGAACAGCCTCGAGATCTTCTTTCAGACCTGTTTAAAGAGGATAACACAGATATCAAGTACATATGCGGAAAAAATCTTGACGATGTGGTCTGCTTTTTTAGTTACCTGTTGAAGATTCTCGTGAATCTTCCAACCAGCAGCAGATGGAGAATGTGTTGTGTTTCTCAGTCCTCGATATGTGAACTCTGTTGCTTGTATGTTCAACTAGATCAACAATTCCAGTATCTCGTTGACGAGTAGAATTTGATGTGTTAGGGCCATCTCCTAGTACTTCAGACACTAAACTCGATTCCTTTTCAAGGGAATTGGAGTCTGGATTCCCTTTCTTTTCAAGATGGAACGTGGATGGATGAAGAACACCAACAGGTGCAATGGAATCTGGAGAGTGTAGAACAACTTGACATTCATCAAGCACGATACTCGCATtctacaaaaatgtaaattgtcAAATTACAAATAAATGTGAGGAATCAATGAACACAAATTGTTGCTAATATTGTTAAAAGGACATACAGTGAAAAGTGGGCAATCTAGAGTCATAGTTTCATATTCTCCTCCTTCACCGCAAACATTACTTCCATATTTCCTAAGTAGATGTGCATATAGAAGCTTTAGAACCAATGTAACACAAAGAGATAATACACTCTAAATGAAGCCATAAAAAGAGAACTGTGGCATACTCTTTTAACTTCAAAAGATATGGTTCCATGAAGGCTAAGTCTTTCCCTAGATGCTTTGAGGGATCTAACCCTATTGCCGCGACCTGTTAACGTGAAACCAACCATACTTATAAGAAGATGTTGATGTTAACAGAAGCCGGAAAATTCAACAACAACCTTATTACCTTGACTAAGATAGCTTTTATCCCATTTGCTATCTGCAAGTAGACAGGAACCGagttaaataaaacaaattcagaAAGACAAAATAAACTGAGACTGAAATAGGCTTGAATCTTCAGTTTGTTTTTTCCTGAAACAGTATACCATTTCCTGAAGAAGCAATGTCTGATCTTGTTTCCACAAAAATGCCAAAGAAACAAGGCCTAACCTTGAACAAATACTCTCCACCCGCAGCCGTTGGTAGTCTGATGCAATCGCACCAGACGAGACTGCAGTGATGGAGGGTATCTGTCTCTTCACTTCACTTAACAACACAAACATATCTTCCACTTCATCATCTAAAGTCATTTGGTAGCTAAGTTTCTGATGCCTGCAAAATAAAACTCCTCAGAAGATTATTCATTAAATCAAAGCCTTGGAAACTCGAGCAGAAAGCCTAACGGTTCTCACCTTGAAGAtcctctgattcttcttctgaaCAATGGCACATTCATACATTCTGCATACCCCACTATTATCTGGTGGCCTACCTGAAGAAGGTACAACCAATCAAAGAAATCAGAGATacgaggaaaaacaaaaaaaaaacagaacttagGATACCAATATCATAGAATCCTATATATCATTCTTACTCTCAAACATCCACtaccaaaaatatcttaatCTTATTCTTCCCAAGAACAACAACCCAGATTTAGAAATCATGAAAACATTGACCAGATTCACAGAAACACCAATGAGATAGAAAAGGCCCAACCTTTATCAAGCCCTTGTTCATATTTAAACCCAATGGAACCAAAAGATACGAGGAAGAAGCAGAATCTTACAGTTTGATACATATAGCTGTCCAATTCATCGACCGAATCATCAACCGGCAACAAATTAGCCAATGCCACGATCTGTGGAACACACAAATCGGCAAACCCAGAGTGAGATTTAGGTTCGTACAGCTAAAAAAATCGAACTTTTAAGAGGCAATTTCAGGGAACTCTTAACAAAACTATGAAACTAGGCAAAATCTCCGAGGTGAGAGAAAGAGTACGAACCTCGTGACCATACTGAATACACTTCATCATAGCATAACAGCTATCTTTGCCTCCACTCACTAAAGCCACAaccttcatctctctctctttcttctttctctctttagttGCAGTGAGGTTCTTCTTTTGTCGTCGGAGAAAACTCTGTAGTCGAGAGAGTCCAAGTCAATAGAGTTTTGAGGGGcgactttataaataaaataaaataactaattttattaaatttaggaATCTGGCATGACTTTTCCACTTTGTTATTCGATTGGCccctttaattttttattaatcaaattatGTTTAGAGTTTTGGAATCTTTGCTCCTattgcttttatgtcttaatcCATATGATACGATCCGATATGACAATAGttatgtgtgtgtatgtatataaaaatacaccaaCGAGCGTCCGAAGCAATCCGGTCAGTAAATTAGAAATGTTCAATAGTTCAATCAAACATTGCTGGTGTGAAGACTTTTTTAGTCTTTAGTCTTTGGATATGTACTTCAAACGTAACACGTATGCATGTGACCCTTTTTGTTTTGAGGTTTTCGATTTGATCAAGAACTTTGTTACTAGCTAATTAATCCAAGCGCCATGtttaatcttaataaattttgttgataAACTAGAATTAAGATATTTGATCAAGAAATATCAAATAGAGCATACTTAGGAAATTTGTATTCTATGACAAGATGGTTCCAagttcatcaaaaaaaaaattccaactaCTAGCTATATTAATATACTTTATTGCGTGCCTTTTGTATAAAAAGAAGCATATTAGATATTCGTAACAAGATAATCAATACTCAATTTAACAAATCGGCATAACTTGAACTCGTAATTAAACAAAAAGGAGTATGTAGCCAATATTTTATACCTGCATGTTTTCCACATGTTATTCCATCTCATGTTCTATAATACTATTAGTAACCAAGGAtcgaatatgtatatatgtaacgGATATATATCCTTTTATCTACCTTTAATGTGTTGTTAACTTAAGGTATGTGAACCTATTCGTTATCCATAGACAGCTATAGAACGTCAAAGATCTACGCTTtgattattttacatatatcaatatatgaTCAGAATGATGAGTGAGTGATACATATGTTcatatgataattaatataatGCATGGCTGACAATTAATTTGAATACAAAGCATTGAAAGATCAACCCCACTTTAAGTTTACCGATCTCGCCAACAACTTCTCCATGTTGATGTCGCCATCGAGAAGCTCTCTCATAACTTCAAGAttgccaaaacaacaaaaagatgatTCAAAATTAGTACATTACCAATCGATCGACCTCATGACTATGTTCGTTGTTCATGTAAGTTATATGTATAAACAACAATACAACATGCGCATGGGCATGGGCATGGGCATGGCCGTTCTATAAGCAACGCGATTCCGTTAAATAGAAAACTCGATgcaatataatatttcaaaaatactccctccgttctaatttagttgtca
The Camelina sativa cultivar DH55 chromosome 15, Cs, whole genome shotgun sequence DNA segment above includes these coding regions:
- the LOC104744551 gene encoding ankyrin repeat domain-containing protein 13C-B-like isoform X2, whose translation is MEDYSKYTHSPAHLAVVLRDHAALRRIVSDLPRLAKAGEVSTEAESMESESRADSVSAVIDRRDVPGRETPLHLAVRLRDPVSAEILMSAGADWSLQNENGWSALQEAVCTREEAIAMIIARHYQPLAWAKWCRRLPRIIASASRIRDFYMEITFHFESSVIPFIGRIAPSDTYRIWKRGSNLRADMTLAGFDGFKIQRSDQTFLFLGDGYSSEDGKMSLSPGSLIVLSHKEKEMTNALEGAGAQPTDAEVAHEVALMSQTNMYRPGIDVTQAELVSHLNWRRQERTEMVGSWKAKVYDMLHVMVSVKSRRVPGAMTDEELFAVDEERTAATNGAETDGFEDVLTPEERLQLNSALRTGNSDAIEDEESEVTDHQENGAIKDKKGWFGWNKKGLNAEDAKLKKGSKSASEDGNQKGKSQRSSMVSDHTNEDLGDTKKGKEKEKEKKKKKKGVAGDEVKRESEYKKGLRPVLWLTPDFPLTTDELLPLLDILANKVKAVRRLRELLTTKLPLGTFPVKLAIPIIPTVRVVVTFTKFEELQAAEEEFSTPPSSPVFHDAKSSSSENSSPSWISWMRSGKSGDNDSNRYKDEVDPFSIPSDYTWVDSAEKKRRMKAKKAKSKRKKQAATKAAAASDSSTRSNQVAEE
- the LOC104744551 gene encoding ankyrin repeat domain-containing protein 13C-B-like isoform X1 yields the protein MEDYSKYTHSPAHLAVVLRDHAALRRIVSDLPRLAKAGEVSTEAESMESESRADSVSAVIDRRDVPGRETPLHLAVRLRDPVSAEILMSAGADWSLQNENGWSALQEAVCTREEAIAMIIARHYQPLAWAKWCRRLPRIIASASRIRDFYMEITFHFESSVIPFIGRIAPSDTYRIWKRGSNLRADMTLAGFDGFKIQRSDQTFLFLGDGYSSEDGKMSLSPGSLIVLSHKEKEMTNALEGAGAQPTDAEVAHEVALMSQTNMYRPGIDVTQAELVSHLNWRRQERTEMVGSWKAKVYDMLHVMVSVKSRRVPGAMTDEELFAVDEERTAATNGAETDGFEDVLTPEERLQLNSALRTGNSDAIEDEESEVTDHQENGAIKDKKGWFGWNKKGLNAEDAKLKKGSKSASEDGNQKGKSQRSSMVSDHTNEDLGDTKKGKEKEKEKKKKKKGVAGDEVKRESEYKKGLRPVLWLTPDFPLTTDELLPLLDILANKVKAVRRLRELLTTKLPLGTFPVKLAIPIIPTVRVVVTFTKFEELQAAEEEFSTPPSSPVFHDAKSSSSENSSPSWISWMRSGKSGDNDSNRYKDEVDPFSIPSDYTWVDSAEKKRRMKAKKAKSKRKKQAATKATAASDSSTRSNQVAEE
- the LOC104744552 gene encoding diphthine--ammonia ligase codes for the protein MKVVALVSGGKDSCYAMMKCIQYGHEIVALANLLPVDDSVDELDSYMYQTVGHQIIVGYAECMNVPLFRRRIRGSSRHQKLSYQMTLDDEVEDMFVLLSEVKRQIPSITAVSSGAIASDYQRLRVESICSRLGLVSLAFLWKQDQTLLLQEMIANGIKAILVKVAAIGLDPSKHLGKDLAFMEPYLLKLKEKYGSNVCGEGGEYETMTLDCPLFTNASIVLDECQVVLHSPDSIAPVGVLHPSTFHLEKKGNPDSNSLEKESSLVSEVLGDGPNTSNSTRQRDTGIVDLVEHTSNRVHISRTEKHNTFSICCWLEDSRESSTGLKEDLEAVLSELESQLLKHGFNWQNVLYIHLYISDMGEFAVANETYVKFITQEKCPFGVPSRSTIELPLAQAGLGKAYVEVLVANDESKRVLHVQSISCWAPSCIGPYSQATLHKSVLHMAGQLGLDPPTMNLRNEGAIAELNQALTNSEAIAESFNRSISSSAILFVVFCSARTKQSERNQLHEKFVTFLDLAKSSRRVSNVIDPMFIYILVPDLPKRALVEVKPVLYVEDDTETEDETRQDHSGDYNFGGYKPENWHQGCVQKRVVDGKMCVTVLSISAEVMRKLQEASGEEEEQQLEKVSRFCVYLLNKTLSENSFSWQDTTSLRIHLSTSLGVSVERLSDTFASAFRELNEMSDGVKVDGSKEPIFNVVPVLGAGNTSATLDNIITCELFALRS